GTGAATAACACCAAATTCTATTGGGTGATAAGTGTGATAACTCCTCATATAAATATAGTTATTTTACACAATTACCTTTCCCAATTTTTTACATGGACAGTATAGGAGACAGACTTAACTTCTAGTTAATAAAAAGACTGATTAAATATGGCACCTTCGACTTGTAAAAAGGATTCAAAAATAGTCTCCCGTTGGTGCttctaaaattaaaattatgaCTCATCTGAGAGTCCTGATTAATGCACACCCAGTGTTTTCTGAAAATTGCTATTGAGCTATAAAATTATAGTGTGTTGGTAATTCACACATTTTGCAACAAGAATAAGTGAACCATAAAAtaaacgtttattttttttcccccaaagcatattttttttccaacttccaaattttacattttattagttCATCCCAGACTTTAGCTGGTTTCATCAATAGCATTCAATGGTCGAGGGACTGCGTTCTCACCGGGCAGGGCTGCACAAAAAGAGTCTGGTCACAGCTGCCCGCGTCCACGCCTTCCTGTTTGGCCAACGCCACCTTCACCTGAACTGCCATCTCCAGCAGAGGATCAGAGGTCACCATGGCAGGGTGAGGAAAGACCATCAAGGCCTGACGAAAAGGCGACCTCTATGAAAGGAGTCAGTGGTGGACGTGTGTTGAGGGCGGCTGAAGGGGTCTCTTCAGCACGTCAAGCACAAGAGAGAGTGAAGTCTTTACAGCGTTGACTGGCCCATCACGGCGGGAGCCAGGGGCCGCGTATCACCTTTAGTGTTGCAGCACTCCTCCAGATGGATGCCCTGGGAAGGAACAACACAATCGTTCAATACCCAGTGAATTACAACACTGGGAATAGACCTCACAATAGAAGCTCAAGGCAAGAGATTATTATAAGTAAATATCAGTGAATCCTCACATGCATAAGCCTCCCACAAGCGAGGCTGACAGCAGGTGTGCAGTACAGAGACAGGACCATGGAAATAAGACACCTATTGAGAGAGGACACCCATATCTCCAGGAACGGTACGTACTCTATGTTTATGACAGTGGAGCTGGGTTAATGGGTTAATGCTCTGTATCTCTGGCTATCTCTACACTACTTGCAAAGACAGGATTGCACTGAAACACAGTTTGGAAAACACACAGGAGCCACATCCAGCCCTTGTAATGAACATATATGGGATTCTTGGAAAGACAAGGAGTGTGGATGGTTGTCTCCAGTGACGTGCCAGGATGGCAATACACAAcatgtttttttccagttttgcaTGGGCTGGACGTTAGGAAAACACCTgccacatatattttaaatatgttgatACACTGCATCAGGTAGAATTTACTGTCAACGTTGGGTACGTCCTGCCTCTGAACAACACATTCCTAAAAGCATGCTGTTAGTAGAATGATAACTCCAGAGTCAAATGAATTTTTAGTCCATGGGTTTTTGTCTTTAACCTGCTGTCCAGATCAAGATCGCACCTTGGTCCTTCCCTTTGAATAGGGAAATACATTCACCTGAACCCAAGACTTTCCCTAACATCATCATTGTacactgtgtgtaactgtgcatGTCATTGCTAACCTCCACAACGTAACATAGCAAATATACACAACATCTATACGAAAATAAGGTAAAAACTATAAGGCAAATGCTTTTGATACAATTCTGCAAAAGCACCTAGATGTACCTCTCAATTAACAGCTACCCCTGGTATCATGAAAAGGCAGTTTTGGTTACAGTGATcacataattaatttaatttaccttTGAAACTCATGGATTATTGTTGATTTAAACCTTGCCCAGTACTGTCTGCTGATAGTATCACACGGTATTAACTGATATTCACAAAATGCGATGCTTGCTAGAAGCTCAGATCACTGTAGTCAACAACTTATCAGTAAATTATTGACCCAGAACCTTTTGAGATCAATTACAGAACAACATCAGTAaaataaaacttgtttttcAAAGCAGCAATTAACGTGCTGTGCAGCAGCCAACTAAGAAAGATCAACTTGCATCACATTGAATTGTATcctaaatatttgtttatacaaagttttacatttactatttattcattttcaattaGGAAATTAGGAATTCTGTCAGGTGCTGGTCTGATGCGcaccagcaaaacaaaaagcaagcgGTGTATCACAAAAGTGTTGTATGTACTGTACGGACATACAAGAAGCTCTTGCAGGGTCACATACACTATGTTGCTTCACAATTAACAGTTATTTTGTTCAACctgaaacagaacagaactgCTTCAAACTCAGCTGCTCTAGTGTTTAATTTTCTCTTCTTGatacaaagaaaaaatagaaaGTAATGCATCAACTGCCAAAGAGTTCATGACTAAAAGCTTGAGTCGTCTTTACATGCTTGCTTTCTGAAAAGGTAAAAGCCTGTCATCTGAAAACCAGGGTTTAAAAGCTCTCTTGGGGAGGAGATAGAGTACAATATGTGGTACCGTAACAGTTTTTTCATAACTGTTTGTGGAATTGCTCAATATTTTACTTCTTCAGTCATCTCTTTCGCAATTCCCAGAGCTTTCCTTTCAACAAAATCAGAgacgtattattttattttctggaaaGCTGCCTGATCAAATCACAACCATATTCAGCAAGACCATGCAATTCCCCAATGCCAACACAAAATGTATTCTTATTATAGATCATGTTTAGAGAGATCTAATGGCATCTATGTAATGCTGATGTTTCCACTGCTCTCTGATCCAGGTTTTAGGAAAAGCACACTGCCGAAAACTTGGGACAAATAACAACAAGATCTGTTATACTTATTAGACATAATTAGGCAGTTTTGTTTTCCAACACAAACTTGCACAAATTagttcagaaaaataaaaatgctttgtatctggttaatgtttttttttccataaattGTTTCTTTTACAGTTTTCTGGTGCAGAATTGCAACACGTTTCTCAGTTACAATATCAACAGAGTTTCATACCTGACTTGTCTGCATGTGGCCGTTGAACTCATTGTTCCTTTGTGAGAGAAAGGATTCCTGATAGGTTATCTTCTCTGTCCTGGGGAGGCTCGGGTCTCCGTCCTCCACCCCATTCCCCTTGTGGATGCACAGGACTTTGCGGAAGCTCTGCTTGAAGTTGTCAGAGAGAAAGCCGTAGAGTATGGGGTTGGCGCAGCTGTTGGCGTAGGACATGATCACCACGAAAAAATAGATCCCAGCCATGACGTTGTTCTCGGGCACGATGAACACCAGGTTGACCATGTTGAGGATGTAAAATGGCAGCCAGCAGCACACAAACACCACGACGATGATGACCACCATTTTGGTGACCTTTTTCTCCGACTTCCTCCTCTTGGTGAATCCGGCCCGCACACCAGAAGATTTCACCTTGACCACAATCAGCAAGTAGCACATGCAGATTACCAGCAGGGGCCCGAAGAAGCCCACGACGGAGGTGTAAATGATAAAGGCCGTGGACCACACGGCGTTGGGGTCTGGCCAGTTGATGTTGCAGGTGTTCAGTCCTTTCTGGACATCAGAGAAAATGATCACCGGTAGCACAACTAGAAAAGACAGACACCACACGGTGACGTTGATGAACTTTGCCACCCTGGGCCTGCGCCACTTTGTGGACTTGATGGGGTGCACCACAGCCAGATAGCGGTCTATGCTCATGACGGTCAGGCAGAAGATGCTGGTGAACTGGTTGATAGCATCCACCGTCATGACCAGCCGGCACATGAAGGACCCAAACGGCCAGTAGGAGAGCACGTTCTGTGTGGTGAGGAAGGGGAGGCCCAGCATGAACAGTTCATCGGCCACAGCCAAGTTCAGGATGTAGATGTTGGTAACGGTTTTCATCTTGGTGTACCGCAGGACCACGTAAATGGCCAGAGTGTTCCCGCTGAGTCCGACGATGAACACGGTCATATAAATCACAGGGATCAGGATTGTACTGATGCCCTCCAGAGGCGTCGCCTTTGTATTGTTTGTGTCATAGGTGTGGTTGAGCTCCACAGGGCTGTCTGCCCAGGCTGAGCTTCCAAGTGGGTCCATTCTGGTGTGTGGTTTGACTGAGTCACAGGAAGTCCCCACAAAATACCTGGaaagagaagaaggagaagaaactATTTTCATGAATGCTTGTGCTGTTTCGTACAATGATGCAACTATCGTAACGTATTCATAGTGATGCTCTATGTCCTTGAATGTTTTTCATTCAAACTTTATCAAAAGGAAGTGAAACCGAACACATCAGCAGGTACCTCCAGTGGCTGTAACACAGTGTCTCGATCAGGCTTCAGGTTTTGCTCTGTTGAAAATCACAAACACcggacaattttattttttgtacagaTCCTGAGCCAATTTTGTGTATTAATTAAGCTGGAGACATCCATTAGATGGTACGCTTTTTTGTGTAAATAGCCTTTTTGCTGACAAGAATGAAAAGTCTTGTACTGCATGTGCATGCAAGTTCATTACTTATCCCAAATCCTGTATTAATCCTCTTTGTTCATCGGAGTATCTCATATTAATCTAATAGCTTTGAGGACTGTGTGGAACAGCAAGTCGCCCACAAATAAGCTGTTTTAGTAACTGTCGTCACAGTTGTAAAGCAACTAGGCTGTTCAGACGTAATTAACAGAAATAAACTTTATAGTAATTACTTAAATAGCATACCCCACCTGCTGCTCTTCTCTGTAGCCAAGAGTGTGTTTAATAGTACAGTTTGTGGGCACCATGTGTACAAATATTtatcagaaaacaaataaaaatagaactCCAAATAGTGAAAACTGCAAATACTGCTATAACTGGTTCTGTGTTTGTCATCTAAACAATGTGTGCGATATATATACTGTGGCCCCAGGGGGCTGGGTTTGGTGAATAGCTGGGGTCTAGGGACCGAGGCACATGAAGGTGGGAAATATGGAACAAGGAagtgtttattatttacaagGCTGGGgtccaaaccaaaccaaaccatgactaaacaaaacaaagcctAGCTCCTCAAAACCTCAATTCTTCCAGGTCCCATTCTACACACGCAAAACACGGTGCTTCCTCCCGAGTCAGTCATCCCCCTGATGTTTCTGGGGGGTGTggtgtcacaatacatacaacaGCTGCCTGCAATAAGGACATAGCAGCTGTTGCCTCTGACAGTCTGTTTATGAATGATTGAGTAGTTTTCCTGTGTTTTGCTTTGCTAAAGTGTGTAATATTTCACAGAGAGAAAGTAGGACAGACATGGAAATGAGGCctgataaataaatgaacagttcatttttaaaattagcTCAGAGTGTATTTTCTCACATGGCTTTGTGGAAACGGCACCAGCGCTCAGATTGACGGAGCTGTGATAAGGTGGAATGTTCTGCGCTGTTGTGTTATTATTTCGCACATCCCAGAAGACTCAGGCAGCTCAGCTATTTCATTGGGCTCGTTTTCCTAAGATCACTGTGTATTATTAATCATGAAAAAAAGCGTCTTTCCCTTCCCTCACACAGGAAGGCTTCCACAGGAGCATGTCTAAACAGCCCAGCTCCACACCAGTCTAAGCTGTCATTCAAACCAGTTGTTCAAGCGTCTTAAATAGCCTAGTCATCCGTATCCTAATGAGCTAATTTAGGCCCATCGTTCCAAGGGAACCCAGGGAAATATAGTGATCATCCATCTCGTGGTCCACTGTGAGACACGAGAGACCTTTAGAGAGGGAACAGTACACTAGGTCCAACGTTCACACCATCGTAGAGGCTGTGAGACAGTTTGAGATCTTTCCCTTTGTTTGGGTAACACTGCAGAGCACCGGTTCACGTCATTCATCACAATTTTATGAGGAGGGTTTAATTCCCGAGGTCTGGCAGTTAACCACTAGAATGTATGTGAAAGCAGGAACCTAAAAATGCACTTAAAATCCAATTTATTACACTTGGCAGCAAATTTCAAGATCAAATTTGCCTAAAACTGAATTATACGAACATATCAGACCGTGTAAGGCACAATCTTGCTACCTCTGTACACTCAGTAATATTAGCATGTGACTTACCCAATTTACAAGTGTCGGACAGTTAATTCTGCTAGCATCAACACGGTATTTGTGTAACCACACTGACTGGGTTTGTTTGGCCTTTGATAACAAAAATCTCCAGTCACGAAATGTCAGCCCAAAACAGTCTTCGATAGCAGTTGTGTAAAGGGAGGGATTCTGCACATCAGGATCGCTCTTCAGAGAAATGTGTTCTGCAGCCCTGCTCGGCAGTGTTACCCAAACAAAGGGAAACATCCCGAAAGGTCTTTGCAGCCTCTATGAGAGCCCGCAGAACTGGGACGACAAACAAGGACTTGTTATTGCCACAGCAAACCTGTCAGCAGGACTTTAACGCGAGTCTAAACAGCCAACCTGCCGAGCACAACAGCCAACCATTCTCTAGACAAATTCCAGAAACTGCAGATGGCAAAGGTCACAGCTGGGTTATCAACATGTGCATCACTGGCCTCCATGGATAATTAATTCTGTATTTCTTGAACCATGAATAACCTGATCTGTGAGAAGAggtattttttctcttttttgaaCATGACACTGATAACAAGGTCTTTCAGTTCTATGCACTGATGACATCATTCCTTCTATGACTGAAACAATAATACGGTGGAAATAGTGCCCAAGACTAATTGGCTTCTCATTGTGAGCTCTGCATACCTGCTCAGACCTCTATTGCATAGTTAGTTTTGCGAGATTCTGCTAAATGCTTGTTAGACATAATTTTAGGTATGAAATGTTGATTTAAAATGCTGATTTGACCTTCTGACGAGATAACAAGATACAAGCGATGGACGTAAACAAGTGTCCATCAGAGAGCTGTGTTGCACAAATAGTGAGTTTTACATCAACAATCACTTGTCCACAATACCAAGCAAGGTGATGatctgcagttttttttattgtgactcTAAACACCAAACAAATAGAAACAGAAAACATGCAATCCTTGAAACAGGAGACAGTGCACTCTGTGGATTCAGGGAGATGACAACACCAGGGCGctataactctgtaaccctcTGCTTGATTAAACACTTGTTTACACGTGTGAAATACACCAAACTTCTAGGTCCCCACATATAAAAAAGCAAGACCTTCTTCCAGCTGTGTAAGTTTGGATTGTTTCAGCAAGAACTATTTGGTACACCTACACCCATTTATTACACTTTAGTCCTGAATGGCTGTTATGATGCGGCTACATTTTATATGACTTCTCCCAAtgaactattttttattttttcctggaaAAACCTGGAAAGATAATAGGACAATTTTAGAGTGTGTTATATGATGTTCTCAGGGAGGTCAGTGACTGCGAATTAGGAGCACAGCTCAACTATTCAATGAAGGATATCATGGTGTTGCTCAGCATTTTAGAGATTGAAAGGGTTAGCGTTTCAGTCCTTACTGCGTTGGCCCTTTCAATTTGTGAAATTCTTTTCATAATGCTCTGTAAAGATCTCAGTTAATGTAGACCTGCTACCCAGGCATTGACAGTTATCTAGCTAAACATAATACGTCACACAGAAGGTACAGGTAATCAGCATCATCAGTTCACACTGACAGATAGGACTGCTGGGGAAAAGGGTGCAGATCAGTTGGTCAATACTGCGAACATTAATTCCGTTTGAatggaatatatttttttcaattcacCCTTTCGGTTTTGATTAGTctacacacaatacacaacaaGGCAGTATCCCAACTTATTTTTTTTAGCCTCTGGACCTTCTTGTTTAATAAAACGCAACGGAAATGCATCTAATTTATAATGATGAGTTTACTAACTCTATAAACTTGTGACCTCAGTCAATCCAGAAAGGACATCCGACAACAAGAGCAATTTATTATTCACTCGGTTAATAATGAAAGTGATGCATACGACATCTTATACAAATTAAGGCACTGTGATTGTTTTTCATAAGACATCCTCTGTGGGCAGCTGTCCTTCATGTTTGTAAAGTAACCACTGTTCTTATGAAAAGCGTAAAAGGGCAGGAGACGCGTCGCTGAGAAGTATTGACCTTATCTTTTCAAACCTCCCTGAAACATCGGCGCTTTAGCCAAGTCGTTTCAGTCAGACAGAAAAATGCAGTTTATTTATTGGATCAACTTCGCATTGACAGGTGTGCGTGGGACCTGGCTTTTAACCGACTCAGTCTTGGTAACACTTTCCACTCACTGCGAGAATAGCACTGGTGAGTGTGCAACTTTGAAGAAGCGCAGGAAAATATGATTTAAAGTTTCCAGAATTGGATAttaaaatcaaatcacaccCACGACCTCCAGGCGTAAACCCTCAATGACTTCAACGTGCCCAGATTGTGCGCTAAACCAATTAGTCCAATTTACTCTAATGTATGCAATCAAGTCAAATATAGCAACGATTAGATTTTACTGCAGAAAAAGAAATGGCGAATTTTAAAGCTTGTCACCAGTTCTTATGGATTAGTATGTAGTGTTAATAATCTACTGTGCGCCGCAGTTTTGCGCACAGGTATTTGCGTAAATCCACAGGTTTACTGATGTTATTAGCCAGAATTAGACATGGAAGACAGTGTCCGATACGCCTCTTGTCACACTTGATTAAACACTGCAACTAtatcataataaatataatattacatcTCTGTCTTTATCCATCAGGGTCCTGCCCGCTTCCATTCCCattaatcaaccaatcaatcaagcAAGCACAGCGCTTTAACGATTGATAAAcagacaacaaataaataaaaaaaacaattcataaaataattagtaaaataaaatacaattaaattaattaatatacctTTGCGCACCAGCGCAATATGTTTAAAGAACTGGACTTTCAAAGTGGTCTTTACAAGGATAAACTAAACCTGAATCTGTGCCATTGGATTTATCTAGTGGAGAAATGGCTCAAATGTAGTATTCAAAGCGGACATCTGTAGTGGGGAAAAATATATCTTTTATCTACTCTGTGCAGTACAGTCTGAATCAAATGTATTGATAACTGGGAACAACCGCAagcacaatcaatacataaagtATTATGACAACAGTATAAATACACAAAGGGCAATCTGTTCTGTATAATGTGCTTCCATACCTTATCATTTAAGTGATTAAGTGTTTGTTCAAGAATCCAGACTGATAAGAAGCAGCCTTAAAGTGTAAAAAAATGAAGTATACCTTTTTAGTTTTCAGATCCTATCCATGGCTTTCAGTGGATGATTGTCTCCGTTCTGGTACATGCAGATGCGTCGGACACTTTCACGCCGAGGTCGACTGTCATCCTACGGGTTCGTCAGCAATCAGCCCCGGCAATTCAGTgaggaggggaaggggagaGTCTGTGCGCGCAATCCGGTGGCAGCGGCACCAAACCCCGCGGAGAGGCTTCCTGAGCCCCGGCGATGCGCTGCGCTCCTCCAGGGCGCCCCTCACTGCTCCTTCACTCAGCCTGCCTTGGAATCTGCTattcacatatattttaatttaactttatCCTCACAATGCAATGTAGATATGTCGATCCAATGCCTCTCTCTCATGCATGTCAGTGAAAGTTTTCAGTGAAGAGCCCGGCTCCTCTGCTGTATTCCTGGTGTTAGACTACTTGTGCGCAGAGCTGCCCACTGCGCGGGTTTTTAACACCGTGGAGACGTGACACTGTGCGTCCCCCGTCATGCTGTTGCCATACCTTGGTTATCACAGCTCCTAATGGTGCACAGCCAGCACTGCGGCCACCTAGACACTAGCCAAGAGTCTGGAAACAATTGAGTTCACTTACATATTTGTCTTGatgtgcagttttattttcagctGCACAATTACCTGACACTGGATGAGCcaaccacaataataataatagcaaacaATATTTTGTTTAGTTAGTTTTAGAATTGGTTCTAAATTATGTTATTATGTAGGATTACAACTTCAGATAGAATTTAAAGTGTCTGAAGATACTTTGTCTCCATTGGCAGTACTTATTGCATGATATATTGCTGGATGTGTATTCATTTATGGTAGTATGCAGTGATAGTTTGTAATAGAAGTAATAGTATAATTTAAGTTAGGAGTAGTATGCATCAGTAATAGTATGTAAAATAAAGTAGGTTAGTAGCTGCAGAATACATAATATCAGGTATGTTCATGTTCATGATAGTATGTAGGCTATAAGCATTAGCATGAGTATattagtatttgtattattattactgatttTTACTGAGTTTTACATCATAACCCATttataatatgcaaatatgagCCCAATACAGAAAAGACAAAGTATGGTTAAGGACAGACAAATAAATGTCATATGGGAACAAAGAATGTCATACAGCACCCAACAATGTCTTACAAGGCAAGAAAAATGTCATACGGGaccaaaaaaaatacaaaaataaagtaacAAACTTTGCAAAATTTAGAAAtttagttatagtaggagactcgattcttagaggagacctgcatggtatcttgcctgcctggtgctcaggttgcagatctccctaaactagtagacaggctactggccaaagccggggggaatcagCCCCATCGGGCAATTCTGGCAAACACCAGAAGGGCTGGTCCATCTTTAATTTGGTGGGCTGGACGATTCCTATGTGGGCTGGTCGCCCTGTGTAGACACCCGGACCGCACATCGCCAACATCCCCCTCCCCCGGATCACACTTCATCAGCACCCAGACATCACCAGCTGCCGCCCCCCTGGGTAAAAGTCCAGGGCCATTTTTTGGTCTCAGTCCACCACTGAttgtccacattggaaccaatgacataggaaatggaagggcagaggttctgcaagacaaatttaaagagttaggaaagaaactaaagagcagaacctccacggtagtgttctccaaaatacttctggtaccacatGCATGGTTGAAttcctggtgtagggaagagggctttagatttatggagcattggtctttcttttgggatagatgggacctgtacaaaccggatggtctacatctaaacagaaggggggctaatgcattgggagagcgtatgtgca
This sequence is a window from Amia ocellicauda isolate fAmiCal2 chromosome 17, fAmiCal2.hap1, whole genome shotgun sequence. Protein-coding genes within it:
- the LOC136712666 gene encoding somatostatin receptor type 5; translation: MDPLGSSAWADSPVELNHTYDTNNTKATPLEGISTILIPVIYMTVFIVGLSGNTLAIYVVLRYTKMKTVTNIYILNLAVADELFMLGLPFLTTQNVLSYWPFGSFMCRLVMTVDAINQFTSIFCLTVMSIDRYLAVVHPIKSTKWRRPRVAKFINVTVWCLSFLVVLPVIIFSDVQKGLNTCNINWPDPNAVWSTAFIIYTSVVGFFGPLLVICMCYLLIVVKVKSSGVRAGFTKRRKSEKKVTKMVVIIVVVFVCCWLPFYILNMVNLVFIVPENNVMAGIYFFVVIMSYANSCANPILYGFLSDNFKQSFRKVLCIHKGNGVEDGDPSLPRTEKITYQESFLSQRNNEFNGHMQTSQGIHLEECCNTKGDTRPLAPAVMGQSTL